The uncultured Hyphomonas sp. genome includes a window with the following:
- a CDS encoding LysE family transporter, with translation MPADLLSLYLPNLLLILSIFIVGAASPGPATLMILNVSAREGRAAGVMLSLGIVTGSVFWACVAALGFVAALKTSVLVFTAMKMAGGLYLLFLAFRAFRSASRKPASSVTEEAPEPIPHGTQYLRGLLLHLTNPKAPLVWMATLSVGAAATAPPAFLFTAVALCAFAGTGVFVGYACLFSTRSAATAYRKMRRPFDIVIGTLFGAAGIRLLTLKSA, from the coding sequence ATGCCAGCCGACTTGCTCAGCCTCTACCTGCCGAATTTGTTACTGATCCTGTCCATCTTCATTGTCGGCGCAGCCAGTCCCGGCCCGGCGACGCTGATGATTCTGAACGTCTCGGCCCGTGAAGGCCGGGCGGCGGGCGTGATGTTGTCGCTGGGAATTGTCACCGGATCGGTCTTCTGGGCCTGCGTGGCCGCGCTCGGCTTTGTCGCGGCACTCAAGACATCGGTGCTTGTCTTCACGGCCATGAAAATGGCGGGCGGCCTCTACCTGCTGTTCCTGGCGTTCAGGGCATTCCGCTCGGCCAGCCGCAAACCTGCATCAAGCGTTACGGAGGAGGCGCCCGAACCTATCCCGCACGGGACGCAATACCTGCGCGGACTGTTGTTGCACCTGACGAATCCGAAAGCGCCGCTGGTCTGGATGGCGACCCTGTCGGTCGGTGCAGCGGCCACGGCCCCGCCAGCCTTCCTGTTCACCGCCGTCGCGCTGTGTGCGTTCGCCGGAACGGGCGTGTTTGTCGGCTATGCCTGCCTGTTTTCGACACGGTCAGCTGCAACGGCCTACCGGAAAATGCGCCGCCCATTCGATATTGTAATCGGCACCTTGTTCGGCGCGGCGGGAATCAGGCTGCTGACGCTGAAAAGCGCGTAG
- a CDS encoding DUF1150 family protein yields the protein MLNDETTPRFDAEPIVYIRHLAVDEVQDLVPANALEGIGRPEDLFIVSSADGQQLAIVEGRDAAFAAARMHDLTPVSVH from the coding sequence ATGTTGAACGACGAAACCACACCCCGCTTCGATGCGGAGCCCATCGTCTACATTCGCCACCTGGCTGTAGACGAAGTGCAGGATCTCGTGCCCGCCAATGCCCTTGAAGGGATCGGCCGACCGGAAGACCTGTTCATTGTGTCCTCTGCCGACGGCCAGCAACTGGCCATCGTGGAAGGCCGTGACGCGGCATTTGCCGCCGCCCGGATGCATGACCTGACCCCGGTCAGCGTGCACTGA
- a CDS encoding parallel beta-helix domain-containing protein encodes MRPIILAVAAAAILAPAACSKKDEAAAPEVAMPAEDGITHVSAEGDFAENLQLALIEAEPGETIVMPEGTFEFTTGLSLDVDDVTLAGAGQGKTILDFAGQTGAGEGLLVTADDVVLTDFGIRDTKGDGIKSKDSDRITYQYLTVEWSGEPDETNGAYGIYPVESTDVLVQNCTVRGASDAGIYVGQSENIIVRDSVAEYNVAGIEIENSSYADVYGNIARHNAGGILVFDLPDLPVMGGHSTRVYDNDIVDNNTVNFAPVGNIVAGVPSGTGMIVMANSDVYITGNRFAGNRTVDVMLNAYTEPFTDENYNPLLTDITLSGNTYEGGLDDPQGMLAPVAAVLGGSLPSIVTDGVTRWNGGEDQAVNLVIAEAPEVGFLDLGLGEYPLDPSKLQPSMDRPAGTPVPERDAVVLPQDTKQP; translated from the coding sequence ATGAGACCGATCATTCTGGCAGTGGCCGCTGCCGCAATTCTGGCGCCAGCCGCCTGTTCCAAAAAAGACGAGGCCGCGGCGCCGGAAGTCGCCATGCCTGCGGAGGACGGAATCACCCATGTTTCGGCAGAGGGCGACTTTGCCGAGAATCTGCAACTTGCCCTGATCGAAGCCGAGCCCGGCGAGACCATTGTCATGCCGGAGGGCACATTCGAATTCACCACCGGACTTTCTCTGGATGTGGACGACGTGACGCTGGCCGGGGCCGGGCAGGGTAAGACGATCCTCGACTTTGCGGGCCAGACCGGCGCGGGCGAGGGCCTGCTGGTCACCGCCGACGATGTCGTGTTGACCGATTTCGGCATTCGCGACACCAAGGGCGACGGCATCAAGTCCAAAGATTCCGACCGGATCACCTATCAGTATCTGACGGTGGAATGGTCCGGCGAGCCGGACGAGACGAACGGCGCCTATGGCATCTATCCGGTCGAGTCGACTGATGTGCTGGTGCAGAACTGCACCGTCCGCGGCGCCTCTGACGCGGGCATCTATGTCGGCCAGTCCGAGAACATCATCGTGCGGGACTCTGTCGCCGAATACAATGTCGCCGGGATCGAGATCGAGAATTCGTCCTATGCGGACGTCTACGGAAATATCGCGCGCCACAATGCGGGCGGCATCCTTGTGTTTGACCTGCCGGACCTGCCCGTCATGGGCGGCCATTCCACCCGCGTCTATGACAATGACATTGTCGACAACAACACGGTGAATTTCGCCCCGGTCGGCAATATCGTGGCGGGCGTGCCCAGCGGCACCGGCATGATCGTCATGGCCAATTCCGATGTTTACATCACCGGCAACCGCTTTGCGGGCAATCGCACGGTGGACGTCATGCTGAACGCCTATACAGAGCCGTTCACGGATGAAAATTACAATCCGCTGCTGACGGATATCACTCTCAGCGGTAACACGTATGAAGGCGGGCTGGACGATCCGCAGGGCATGCTGGCGCCTGTCGCGGCTGTGCTGGGCGGCTCGCTGCCGTCCATCGTGACTGATGGCGTTACCCGCTGGAATGGCGGGGAGGACCAGGCCGTCAATCTCGTGATTGCCGAGGCGCCCGAAGTCGGTTTCCTCGATCTGGGGCTTGGCGAATATCCGCTCGACCCGTCGAAGCTGCAGCCCAGCATGGACCGCCCGGCCGGGACGCCGGTGCCGGAGCGTGACGCCGTGGTCCTGCCGCAGGACACGAAACAGCCATGA
- a CDS encoding SO2930 family diheme c-type cytochrome, which produces MRHVLPFACLILAACGAGQAAAPPGPDLETILADKPASVLSDYGFFTDAGADHPAKRVKSYDLINPLFSDDADKHRFIYVPPGETAKADGAGLPEFPVGTALIKTFAFAPDLRDPEAGNFKVETRVIIRKADGWAAFPYVWNEAGTQATYAPVGARRTIETISPQGKPLEIHYEVPNKNQCKTCHQSGDVVEPIGPKLRNLDHPGPAGVDQLSDWVAAGILDGVPLGLKTAPDAMDVSLPLDARARGYLDINCGHCHNPGGSASNSGLWLMLEETSPTRLGLKKHPTAAGRGSGDRRYVIDPGHPEESILAFRMASTEPGIAMPELGRTLPDPVGIDLINQWIAGMEPE; this is translated from the coding sequence ATGAGACACGTCCTGCCGTTTGCCTGCCTGATCCTCGCCGCTTGCGGGGCAGGTCAGGCCGCGGCGCCCCCCGGGCCTGACCTTGAGACCATTCTGGCGGACAAGCCTGCGTCGGTCCTGTCCGACTACGGCTTTTTTACCGATGCTGGGGCCGATCATCCGGCCAAACGGGTCAAGTCCTATGACCTGATCAATCCGCTCTTCTCGGATGATGCGGACAAGCACCGGTTCATCTATGTCCCGCCGGGCGAGACCGCAAAGGCTGATGGCGCGGGCCTGCCGGAGTTTCCGGTCGGCACGGCGCTGATCAAGACTTTTGCTTTTGCGCCGGACCTGCGGGATCCGGAAGCCGGGAATTTCAAGGTCGAAACGCGGGTGATCATCCGCAAGGCCGATGGCTGGGCGGCGTTCCCCTATGTCTGGAACGAGGCCGGCACGCAGGCGACATACGCCCCGGTCGGCGCGCGCCGGACGATCGAGACGATCAGTCCACAGGGCAAGCCGCTGGAAATCCATTACGAAGTGCCCAACAAGAACCAGTGCAAGACCTGCCATCAGAGCGGCGATGTGGTGGAACCGATCGGGCCGAAACTGCGCAACCTCGATCATCCGGGTCCGGCCGGTGTGGACCAGCTGTCGGACTGGGTGGCAGCCGGCATTCTGGACGGCGTGCCGCTGGGCCTGAAGACGGCGCCGGATGCGATGGATGTGAGCCTGCCGCTGGACGCGCGGGCACGCGGCTATCTCGATATCAATTGCGGCCATTGCCACAATCCCGGCGGCTCGGCGTCGAATTCCGGCCTGTGGCTGATGCTGGAAGAAACCTCGCCCACGCGCCTTGGCCTGAAGAAACATCCGACAGCGGCGGGCCGGGGCTCCGGCGACCGGCGCTATGTCATCGATCCAGGGCACCCGGAAGAATCGATCCTCGCCTTCCGCATGGCCTCCACCGAACCCGGCATCGCCATGCCCGAACTCGGGCGGACCCTGCCGGACCCTGTGGGGATAGACCTGATCAATCAGTGGATTGCGGGGATGGAGCCGGAGTAG
- a CDS encoding energy transducer TonB — protein MKLKWLLLSLFVSGINFLAQAEDCTDGKFKGAALKVVQSAYAEAFAQESGMAARRQELVGLLAAEPTCVGRNSINFVIAMIDINEGTLGEATAALPVILNSSIPEARKIGAVDRVIDRLYLAHDYPSALALARRTREMFPDAEWIERELALLLAFTGEYEEAKSIADKQYEASLKAVPAKVVPYEAWISLAVAELAGDAVSRSEILSKLSAHLGKDAEPVVTEGISGGIVAMVMAREFSLDSLSQPSAPPRPSYPQSAAERGIEGDCQTYFDVSAEGVPEHIVAVCTDNSFVEIAERAIAEVKFDPYVVNGVPARRVSITYPLSFRLGP, from the coding sequence ATGAAACTGAAGTGGCTTTTGCTGTCTCTGTTCGTATCTGGAATCAATTTTCTGGCTCAAGCCGAGGACTGCACGGACGGCAAGTTCAAAGGCGCTGCTTTGAAGGTCGTGCAGAGCGCCTATGCCGAAGCGTTTGCGCAAGAGTCCGGCATGGCAGCGAGGCGGCAGGAACTGGTCGGGCTCCTTGCTGCTGAGCCGACATGCGTCGGTCGGAACTCAATTAATTTCGTCATTGCCATGATTGACATCAACGAAGGCACATTAGGGGAGGCAACAGCCGCGCTACCGGTCATTCTGAACTCCAGTATACCGGAGGCAAGGAAGATCGGAGCGGTCGATCGCGTCATTGACCGGCTGTATTTAGCTCACGATTATCCATCGGCGCTCGCGCTTGCCCGGCGGACACGCGAGATGTTCCCAGACGCGGAATGGATTGAGCGTGAATTGGCTCTGCTTCTGGCCTTCACCGGTGAGTATGAGGAAGCGAAGTCGATTGCGGACAAGCAATATGAGGCAAGCCTGAAAGCCGTGCCGGCAAAAGTTGTTCCGTATGAAGCCTGGATCAGCCTCGCTGTGGCGGAGCTGGCTGGAGATGCCGTAAGTCGTAGTGAAATTCTGTCGAAGCTGAGTGCTCACCTCGGAAAGGATGCTGAACCCGTTGTCACCGAGGGTATATCCGGCGGCATTGTTGCCATGGTCATGGCGCGCGAGTTCAGCCTTGATTCACTGAGCCAGCCTTCTGCCCCACCGAGGCCATCTTATCCGCAATCAGCAGCAGAACGAGGCATCGAAGGAGATTGCCAGACTTATTTCGATGTAAGCGCTGAGGGAGTGCCGGAGCACATTGTCGCCGTCTGCACGGACAATAGCTTCGTCGAGATAGCCGAGCGCGCCATTGCAGAAGTCAAATTCGATCCATACGTCGTCAACGGAGTCCCTGCGCGCCGGGTGAGTATAACGTATCCGCTTAGTTTTCGGTTGGGGCCTTAG
- a CDS encoding threonine ammonia-lyase, producing MADTQRPSLPVTLDDVKAAAMIIAGQVQNTPLSHSKTLSSITGAEVWVKFENHQYTAAFKERGALNKLSKLTEEQKKRGVIAASAGNHAQGVAHHARRLGIPATIVMAETTPFNKVQHTRDHGARVVLEGLIFDEAKDYALELAEKEGLTFIHPFDDIDIIAGQGTIALEMLEANPELDTLVVPIGGGGLISGIATAAKALKPDIKIFGVEAAMYPCMHAALNGKTPKMGGATIAEGIAVKEVGKITRQFAEQLVDDILLVEEEHLERAITLYADIEKTIAEGAGAAGLAALLAHPTRFYGRKVGLVLCGGNIDTRLLASVLTRALVRENRLARIRIIGDDRPGLLALVSKIIGDQGANIMEVAHNRIALDVPAKGAEFDILIETRDSQHTQEVVDALTMAGYPPRSM from the coding sequence ATGGCCGATACGCAGCGCCCAAGCCTTCCCGTCACGCTCGATGATGTGAAAGCCGCTGCAATGATTATTGCAGGCCAGGTCCAGAACACGCCGCTCAGCCATTCGAAAACGCTGTCCTCGATCACGGGCGCCGAAGTGTGGGTGAAGTTCGAAAACCACCAGTACACCGCCGCCTTCAAGGAGCGCGGGGCGCTGAACAAGCTGTCCAAGCTGACCGAGGAACAGAAGAAGCGCGGCGTGATCGCGGCCTCTGCCGGAAACCATGCGCAGGGCGTGGCGCATCATGCCCGCCGCCTCGGCATTCCGGCGACCATCGTGATGGCCGAGACGACGCCCTTTAATAAGGTGCAGCATACACGCGACCATGGTGCCCGCGTCGTGCTGGAAGGCCTGATCTTCGACGAGGCAAAGGATTATGCTCTGGAGCTGGCCGAAAAAGAGGGCCTGACCTTCATCCACCCGTTCGATGACATCGACATCATCGCCGGGCAGGGGACCATCGCGTTGGAAATGCTGGAGGCCAATCCGGAGCTCGACACGCTGGTCGTGCCGATCGGCGGCGGCGGCCTGATCAGCGGCATCGCAACAGCCGCCAAGGCGCTGAAGCCGGACATCAAGATCTTCGGCGTCGAGGCGGCCATGTATCCGTGCATGCATGCGGCGCTGAACGGCAAGACGCCCAAAATGGGCGGCGCCACCATCGCCGAAGGCATCGCGGTGAAAGAAGTGGGCAAGATCACCCGCCAGTTCGCCGAACAGCTGGTGGACGACATCCTTCTGGTCGAGGAAGAACACCTCGAACGGGCGATCACGCTCTATGCCGACATCGAGAAGACGATTGCCGAGGGCGCCGGGGCCGCGGGCCTTGCCGCGCTGCTGGCGCATCCGACGCGCTTTTATGGCCGGAAAGTCGGCCTCGTCCTCTGTGGCGGGAATATCGATACGCGGCTGCTGGCCTCGGTGCTGACGCGGGCGCTGGTGCGGGAAAACCGCCTCGCGCGCATCCGTATCATCGGCGACGACCGGCCGGGCCTGCTGGCGCTGGTCTCCAAGATCATCGGCGACCAGGGCGCGAACATCATGGAAGTCGCCCACAACCGCATCGCGCTGGACGTGCCGGCCAAGGGCGCGGAGTTCGATATTCTGATCGAGACGCGCGACAGCCAGCACACGCAGGAAGTCGTCGATGCGCTGACCATGGCCGGCTATCCGCCGCGCAGCATGTGA
- a CDS encoding FKBP-type peptidyl-prolyl cis-trans isomerase, translating to MKRILAVAASAALALIAACTGEKAPTDVDAVFDQHMPWNPDAKGVQTDPSGLQWIVIRKGDDTGASPTPSDLVRVNYEGRTAEGEKFDSSFDRGKPAMFRLNQVIPGWTIGLQKMHEGDQYMFYIPSKLAYGDSPRPGSVIKPGDDLVFLVDLVDLMEPKSVDTAAWEKYTPWNHDAPEVKKTGSGLEYVVLESGDETGASPANGQDVVVYYEGRLADTGEMFDSAFQRGAPEIFPSNRLIRGWVEALSMMKPGDRWLLYIPSDLAYGKKGTPGGPIPPNSDLVFEVELADVLD from the coding sequence ATGAAGCGCATCCTCGCTGTTGCGGCCAGTGCCGCTCTCGCCCTGATTGCCGCCTGTACGGGCGAAAAGGCGCCGACCGATGTCGACGCGGTGTTCGACCAGCACATGCCCTGGAACCCGGATGCCAAAGGCGTCCAGACCGACCCATCCGGCCTGCAATGGATCGTGATCCGGAAAGGCGACGACACAGGCGCCAGCCCCACCCCCAGCGATCTTGTGCGCGTCAATTATGAAGGCCGCACGGCGGAGGGTGAAAAGTTCGATTCCTCCTTTGACCGCGGCAAGCCCGCCATGTTCCGCCTGAACCAGGTGATCCCCGGCTGGACCATCGGCCTGCAGAAGATGCATGAGGGCGACCAGTACATGTTCTACATCCCCAGCAAGCTGGCCTATGGCGACAGCCCGCGTCCGGGCTCGGTCATCAAGCCCGGTGACGATCTCGTCTTTCTGGTCGATCTCGTTGACCTGATGGAGCCGAAATCGGTCGATACGGCTGCGTGGGAGAAGTACACGCCGTGGAACCATGACGCGCCGGAGGTGAAGAAAACCGGCTCCGGCCTCGAATATGTCGTGTTGGAAAGCGGCGACGAGACCGGCGCAAGCCCGGCCAACGGGCAGGACGTCGTCGTCTATTATGAGGGCCGCCTTGCCGACACGGGTGAGATGTTCGATAGCGCCTTCCAGCGCGGCGCCCCGGAAATCTTCCCGTCCAATCGCCTGATCCGCGGCTGGGTCGAGGCCCTGTCGATGATGAAGCCGGGTGATCGCTGGCTGCTCTACATCCCGTCAGACCTCGCCTATGGCAAGAAGGGCACGCCGGGCGGCCCGATCCCGCCGAATTCCGATCTCGTCTTCGAAGTCGAACTGGCGGACGTGCTGGACTAG
- a CDS encoding caspase family protein: MISRRHLLLLGGAAALPWPGRAQVSQAPCHALIIGNAAYSEGIGTLANPVRDARLVAEGIQECGFSLVTGDIVQDAGRSEMMSAFRAYVDAMQASGPEATGFVYYSGHGAAREGEGNFLIPVEDADMLDEALWDDSISLDWVMGKLTDCEAPTILSIDACRNVLKLPEAERALGGGESFRGLRRSAGSAEERNMFISFATWEGETASDGRADDGNGPYARALGTRLLEPAVTVRDMFENVRLDVLEMTLQRQEPMNLSRLQRRSSDIRIGAWSRGPGAPMAPVSQNPLRVALVFSNDYAGSGNYALPNTHADGEKVSTALSESGYKVRHIRNADLAGFNDGLAMLRNALNAAGPASVGVVYFAGYGASLFGEDNYLIPNGPLPRNEYEVAETGAKLQDAVEFLEDSAAQAVVVMVDCGRKYDSPLETKGLEPGFADYTSDANVVIAYADKPGTTRPDATGPSIFADAFASRIQSPDRIDINKVMLQVSGDVIAATGSQQQPWFQSSVRLPIFFRADLDEA; encoded by the coding sequence ATGATTTCACGCCGGCACTTGCTTCTGCTCGGAGGCGCCGCCGCCCTGCCCTGGCCTGGCCGGGCGCAGGTAAGCCAGGCGCCGTGCCACGCCCTCATCATCGGAAATGCCGCCTATTCCGAAGGGATCGGAACCCTGGCCAATCCGGTCCGGGATGCCCGCCTTGTGGCCGAAGGCATTCAGGAATGCGGTTTCTCCCTCGTCACCGGCGACATCGTGCAGGACGCCGGCCGGTCGGAGATGATGTCGGCCTTCCGCGCCTATGTCGATGCAATGCAGGCCAGCGGGCCGGAGGCGACGGGGTTTGTCTATTATTCCGGCCATGGCGCCGCCCGCGAAGGCGAAGGCAATTTCCTGATCCCGGTCGAGGATGCCGATATGCTGGATGAAGCGCTCTGGGACGATTCCATTTCGCTCGACTGGGTGATGGGCAAGCTGACCGATTGCGAAGCCCCGACGATCCTCTCCATCGATGCCTGCCGCAATGTGCTGAAACTGCCGGAAGCCGAACGCGCCCTCGGCGGCGGGGAATCCTTCCGCGGCCTGCGCCGCTCGGCAGGCAGCGCAGAAGAGCGCAACATGTTCATCTCCTTCGCCACCTGGGAAGGCGAAACCGCAAGCGACGGTCGCGCCGATGATGGCAATGGCCCTTATGCCAGGGCGCTCGGCACCCGTCTGCTGGAACCGGCTGTCACCGTGCGCGACATGTTCGAGAATGTCCGCCTCGACGTTCTGGAAATGACACTGCAGCGTCAGGAGCCGATGAATCTGTCGCGCCTGCAGCGCCGGTCCAGCGACATCCGCATTGGCGCGTGGAGCCGCGGGCCGGGCGCCCCGATGGCGCCGGTCAGCCAGAACCCGCTTCGCGTCGCGCTGGTCTTCTCCAATGATTATGCCGGCAGCGGCAACTATGCGCTGCCGAACACGCATGCGGACGGTGAGAAGGTCTCCACCGCCCTCAGCGAGAGCGGCTACAAGGTGCGCCATATCCGCAATGCAGACCTTGCCGGCTTCAATGACGGTCTTGCCATGCTGCGCAATGCGCTGAACGCGGCCGGCCCGGCCAGCGTGGGCGTCGTCTATTTCGCCGGATACGGAGCATCCCTGTTCGGGGAAGACAATTACCTGATCCCGAACGGCCCCCTGCCCCGCAACGAATACGAGGTTGCAGAAACCGGGGCGAAACTGCAGGACGCGGTCGAATTCCTGGAAGACTCCGCCGCGCAGGCCGTTGTCGTGATGGTGGATTGCGGGCGCAAATACGACTCGCCGCTGGAAACGAAAGGACTGGAGCCCGGCTTTGCCGATTATACGTCAGACGCCAATGTCGTGATCGCCTATGCCGACAAGCCCGGCACGACGCGGCCGGACGCGACGGGCCCTTCCATCTTTGCCGACGCCTTTGCGAGCCGCATCCAGTCGCCCGACCGGATCGACATCAACAAGGTAATGCTGCAGGTCAGCGGCGACGTGATCGCCGCCACCGGCAGTCAGCAACAGCCCTGGTTCCAGTCGTCCGTCCGCCTGCCCATCTTCTTCCGGGCAGATCTGGACGAGGCCTGA
- the cysQ gene encoding 3'(2'),5'-bisphosphate nucleotidase CysQ produces the protein MAITGNTLARIALDAGKLIMEIYEGDFDFTRKGDDSPVTLADEKAETLILKALAEADPDLKVIAEEAMAAGEMPEHGSRFALVDPLDGTKEFINKNGEFTVNIAIIEHGRPVMGVVYAPALSRLFVAEAHNSAWQGEAAPGADVPTDRTPLRIRKAPEEGVTAVASKSHRTPETDAFLEKFTIADIKGAGSSLKFCLIAAGEADLYPRMGRTMEWDTAAGQAVVEAAGGRVLTEEGAPLLYGKRERGYDNPYFIVYGGVSPV, from the coding sequence TTGGCGATTACAGGTAACACACTGGCGCGCATCGCTCTGGATGCAGGCAAGCTGATCATGGAGATCTATGAGGGCGACTTCGATTTCACCCGGAAAGGCGACGATTCGCCGGTCACCCTGGCGGACGAGAAGGCCGAAACGCTGATCCTGAAAGCGCTGGCCGAGGCTGATCCGGACCTGAAAGTCATCGCCGAAGAGGCCATGGCCGCTGGTGAAATGCCGGAACATGGAAGCCGTTTCGCGCTGGTCGACCCGCTCGACGGCACCAAGGAATTCATCAACAAGAATGGCGAGTTTACCGTGAACATCGCCATTATCGAACATGGCCGCCCCGTGATGGGCGTGGTCTATGCGCCGGCCCTGTCGCGCCTGTTCGTTGCCGAAGCGCACAATTCCGCCTGGCAGGGAGAGGCTGCGCCGGGCGCGGATGTGCCCACGGACCGCACGCCGCTGCGCATCCGCAAGGCGCCGGAAGAGGGCGTAACAGCGGTGGCGTCCAAGTCTCACCGCACGCCCGAAACCGATGCTTTCCTTGAGAAGTTCACCATTGCGGACATCAAGGGCGCAGGGTCTTCGCTGAAATTCTGCCTCATCGCCGCGGGCGAAGCGGATCTTTATCCGCGCATGGGCCGCACGATGGAGTGGGACACCGCCGCCGGACAGGCCGTCGTGGAAGCAGCCGGCGGACGTGTGCTCACGGAAGAAGGCGCCCCGCTCCTCTATGGCAAGCGCGAGCGCGGCTATGACAATCCGTATTTTATTGTGTATGGCGGCGTGTCGCCGGTCTGA
- the glmM gene encoding phosphoglucosamine mutase, producing MARQFFGTDGIRGRVNQKPMTVETALRLSIAAARTFAPDGGREVIVGRDTRRSGEMIEAALVAGLCSMGLTPVCVGVVPTPAVALLTRETGAAFGVMVTASHNKYQDNGLKLFSPEGIKFTDQVEEALETAMFDAFEGSYAAPTDVAKPRQMDEGVRRYVERCLEAVEPEADFSNLKVVLDCANGAAYRAGPDALRRLGCDVTVMGVSPDGVNINAGVGSTDTRALMKAVTDGKADIGIAFDGDADRLIVIDELGEEVDGDQVMALIATELFHTGRLKGGGMVATVMSNMGLAEYLKGLGLTLPRTKVGDRYVAEHMRAHGFNLGGEQSGHIILSDVSTTGDGLLAALQVLKVMARTGKKSSELGRVFEPAPQELVNIRYAGTNPLETDRVKSAIARAEATMGERGRLVVRKSGTEPLIRVMAEALEEPMMKEALAEVVEAVQAEA from the coding sequence ATGGCACGTCAGTTCTTCGGCACGGATGGCATCCGCGGCCGCGTAAACCAGAAGCCCATGACCGTGGAGACGGCGCTTCGCCTGTCTATCGCGGCGGCGCGTACCTTTGCGCCCGATGGCGGGCGGGAGGTCATTGTCGGGCGCGACACCCGCCGGTCGGGTGAGATGATCGAAGCGGCACTGGTTGCCGGTCTCTGCAGCATGGGGCTGACGCCGGTCTGCGTCGGCGTGGTGCCGACCCCGGCGGTGGCCCTGCTGACGCGCGAGACCGGGGCAGCTTTTGGTGTGATGGTGACGGCCTCGCACAACAAGTATCAGGACAATGGCCTGAAACTGTTCTCGCCGGAGGGCATCAAGTTCACCGACCAGGTCGAAGAAGCGCTGGAAACCGCCATGTTCGACGCGTTCGAAGGCAGCTATGCGGCACCGACAGATGTGGCAAAGCCCCGCCAGATGGATGAAGGCGTCCGGCGCTATGTCGAGCGGTGCCTGGAGGCGGTTGAGCCCGAGGCGGATTTTTCGAACCTGAAGGTCGTGCTCGACTGCGCGAATGGCGCCGCCTATCGCGCCGGCCCCGACGCGCTGCGCCGGCTTGGCTGCGATGTGACCGTCATGGGCGTGTCGCCGGATGGGGTGAACATCAATGCCGGGGTGGGCTCAACCGACACCAGGGCGCTGATGAAAGCTGTGACCGACGGCAAGGCCGATATTGGGATCGCCTTCGATGGGGACGCAGACCGGCTGATCGTGATCGACGAACTGGGCGAAGAGGTCGATGGCGATCAGGTGATGGCGCTGATCGCGACGGAACTGTTCCACACCGGGCGCCTGAAGGGCGGCGGCATGGTGGCGACCGTCATGTCGAATATGGGGCTGGCGGAATATCTGAAGGGCCTCGGCCTCACCCTGCCGCGCACGAAAGTGGGTGACCGCTATGTGGCAGAGCATATGCGGGCGCATGGCTTCAATCTGGGCGGCGAACAGTCTGGCCACATCATCCTGTCGGATGTTTCGACCACGGGCGATGGCCTTCTGGCGGCGCTTCAGGTTCTGAAAGTGATGGCGCGCACAGGTAAGAAGTCGTCCGAGCTCGGACGGGTGTTCGAGCCAGCGCCTCAGGAGCTGGTCAATATCCGTTACGCCGGAACCAATCCGCTGGAAACCGACCGGGTAAAATCCGCCATCGCCCGCGCCGAGGCGACGATGGGGGAGAGGGGGCGTCTTGTGGTCCGCAAGTCCGGCACCGAGCCGCTGATCCGTGTCATGGCTGAAGCGCTGGAAGAGCCCATGATGAAAGAGGCGCTGGCCGAAGTTGTCGAGGCTGTGCAGGCTGAGGCCTGA